A window of the Cuculus canorus isolate bCucCan1 chromosome 3, bCucCan1.pri, whole genome shotgun sequence genome harbors these coding sequences:
- the TMEM151B gene encoding transmembrane protein 151B, producing the protein MSPPASAAAASDGGSSTPVPPEEEAEGAREEQRPVKQSLSKSLCRESHWKCLLLSLLMYGCMGAMTWCHVTKVTRLTFDSAYKGKSMMYHDSPCSNGYVYIPLAFLVMLYVVYLVECWHCYTRNELQYKVDVESVHERVQRMQQATPCIWWKAISYHYVRRTRQVTRYRNGDAYTTTQVYHERVNTHVAEAEFDYSNCGVKDISKDLIDLESYPATRLRFTKCFSFANVESENSYLTQRARFFTENEGLDDYMEAREGMHLKNVDFKEYMVAFSDPDNLPWYVSHYVFWVAALLTLSWPLRVLNEYRTSYVHYHVEKLFGFDYVAVTPAEERTFCRRMPRVNTVDSTELEWHIRSNQQLVPSYSEAVLMDLVGLSGCTSYSACRYGGYRQNCERCHRTISSSSIFSRSALSICNGSPRIPFSSSRFSLGRLYGSRRSCLWQSRSGSLNEQSCPTEQTRLSSQVTVEEEDPPPYQDALYFPILIVHRNEGCLNHDHRHLHRNGSCVETSL; encoded by the exons atgtCCCCCCCGGCCTCGGCGGCCGCGGCCAGCGACGGAGGCAGCAGCACGCCGGTGCCTCcggaggaggaggcggagggggCCCGGGAGGAG CAGCGGCCGGTGAAGCAGTCTCTCAGCAAGTCCCTGTGCCGAGAGTCGCATTGGAAATGCCTGCTGCTGTCCCTCCTCATGTACGGCTGCATGGGAGCCATGACCTGGTGCCATGTCACCAAGGTGACTCGATTGACCTTTGACAGCGCTTACAAGGGCAAGTCCATGATGTACCATGACAGCCCCTGTTCCAACGGCTATGTCTACATCCCCTTGGCCTTCCTGGTCATGCTCTATGTGGTGTACCTGGTGGAGTGCTGGCACTGCTACACCCGCAATGAGCTGCAGTACAAAGTGGATGTGGAAAGCGTTCATGAGCGCGTGCAGCGGATGCAGCAGGCTACACCCTGCATCTGGTGGAAGGCCATCAGCTACCACTATGTCCGTAGGACCCGGCAGGTTACCCGCTACCGCAATGGGGATGCCTACACCACCACACAAGTGTATCACGAGCGGGTCAACACCCATGTGGCAGAGGCAGAGTTTGATTATTCCAATTGTGGAGTTAAGGACATCTCCAAGGACCTCATTGACTTGGAGAGCTACCCAGCCACACGGCTCCGCTTCACCAAGTGTTTCAGCTTTGCCAATGTGGAGTCGGAGAACTCCTACCTGACTCAGCGGGCCCGCTTCTTCACGGAGAATGAGGGCCTAGATGACTACATGGAGGCCAGAGAGGGGATGCACCTCAAAAACGTGGACTTCAAGGAATACATGGTGGCCTTTTCTGACCCAGACAACCTGCCTTGGTATGTGTCCCACTATGTCTTCTGGGTGGCAGCTCTGCTGACCCTATCCTGGCCCCTGCGGGTGCTAAACGAGTACCGCACCTCCTACGTCCATTACCATGTGGAGAAACTCTTTGGGTTTGACTATGTGGCAGTGACGCCGGCTGAGGAGCGTACCTTCTGCCGGAGGATGCCCCGCGTCAACACAGTGGACAGTACTGAGCTGGAGTGGCACATTCGATCCAATCAACAGCTGGTGCCGAGCTACTCAGAAGCAGTCCTGATGGACTTGGTGGGGCTTTCTGGCTGCACTAGCTACTCCGCTTGCCGGTATGGTGGCTACCGGCAGAACTGTGAGCGGTGCCACAGGACTATAAGCAGCTCCTCTATCTTCTCCCGCAGCGCCCTGAGCATCTGCAACGGCAGCCCCAGGATCCCCTTCAGCAGCAGCCGCTTCTCCCTGGGCCGCCTGTATGGCTCACGACGCAGCTGTCTTTGGCAGAGCCGGAGTGGGAGCCTGAATGAGCAGAGCTGTCCCACGGAGCAGACCCGCCTCTCCAGCCAGGTGACTGTGGAGGAGGAAGACCCCCCTCCTTACCAGGATGCCCTCTACTTTCCCATCCTCATTGTGCACCGCAATGAAGGCTGCCTGAACCACGACCACCGTCACCTCCACCGAAACGGGTCCTGTGTGGAGACCTCACTGTGA
- the TCTE1 gene encoding dynein regulatory complex subunit 5 isoform X2, with protein MVLKAQTNIFSFSCPPENPILDRLLPEHQRKVLDRLSTGLPLTVTANLISDEDYWKRCCTERWQVCNISNYGYSWKRMFFERHLENILKHFIPNTTDPNQVLEVIPLCKDYVQKLEVDQLLPPVKVDQKEEMDDLSDMGLEEVSTHHYDLGVLITALPHLQELHLSYGVKDCGMNFQWNLFNFTYQDCCNLAVAVKKCHSLKVFKLTHSTVDDDKTRLLVRNLLDHPCLVELNLSHNLIKDKGARAVGKLINHSRLETLNLYNNQIHHLGAQALAQALAKNSTLISLNLRLNCVEDEGGKAIGRALLTNTTLKSIHLGSNNLSGPTAILFSQVLAKNTTLTSINFSCNHLGLDGGKHLLDGLAENKALTEFDLRLTEVGQETEFLIHQIVWSNQEAARLGSLQQPLAKLL; from the exons ATGGTTCTTAAAGCTCAGACCAACATCTTCTCATTTTCATGCCCTCCAGAGAACCCTATTTTGGATCGTCTTCTGCCTGAGCACCAAAGGAAGGTGTTGGACAGGCTCTCTACTGGCCTTCCACTCACTGTGACTGCCAACCTAATAAGTGATGAGGACTACTGGAAGAGGTGCTGTACTGAGCGCTGGCAAGTGTGTAACATCTCCAATTATGGCTACAGCTGGAAACGAATGTTCTTTGAGCGTCATCTGGAGAACATCCTGAAACATTTCATCCCTAACACCACAGACCCCAATCAGGTCCTAGAGGTCATTCCACTCTGCAAAGACTATGTGCAGAAACTGGAGGTTGATCAGTTACTGCCACCAGTGAAGGTGGAtcaaaaagaggaaatggatGACCTCTCTGATATGGGGCTTGAAGAGGTCTCCACGCATCACTATGACCTGGGAGTCCTCATTACTGCGCTCCCCCACCTGCAGGAGCTTCATCTCAGTTATGGCGTGAAGGACTGTGGCATGAACTTCCAGTGGAACCTTTTTAACTTCACCTACCAAGACTGCTGCAACCTGGCTGTTGCTGTGAAGAAGTGCCACAGCTTGAAA GTTTTCAAGTTGACACACAGCACAGTGGATGATGACAAGACCAGGCTGCTGGTCCGTAACTTGCTGGATCATCCCTGCTTGGTGGAGCTGAATTTGTCCCATAATCTCATAAAGGACAAGGGGGCACGAGCTGTTGGGAAGTTGATCAACCACAGCAGATTAGAAACCCTTAATCTGTATAACAACCAGATCCATCACCTTGGGGCTCAGGCTCTTGCTCAAGCCCTGGCTAAGAACTCCACCCTGATCTCCCTGAATCTGCGCCTCAACTGCGTGGAGGATGAAGGCGGAAAGGCAATTGGCCGTGCCCTGCTGACCAACACCACCCTGAAGTCCATCCATCTGGGAAGTAATAACCTGTCAGGGCCAACCGCTATACTTTTCTCCCAGGTCTTGGCTAAGAACACCACCCTGACAAGCATCAACTTCTCATGCAACCACCTGGGTCTG GATGGTGGGAAGCATCTGCTTGATGGGCTGGCAGAAAACAAGGCTTTGACTGAGTTCGACCTCCGTCTGACAGAGGTGGGCCAGGAGACTGAATTCCTCATTCACCAAATTGTATGGTCCAACCAGGAAGCGGCAAGGCTGGGGTCTCTGCAGCAACCTCTTGCCAAACTCCTCTGA